From one Streptomyces sp. R41 genomic stretch:
- a CDS encoding fumarate reductase/succinate dehydrogenase flavoprotein subunit, with amino-acid sequence MEIPALADAEELTCDVLVIGGGTAGTMAALTAAEHGADVLLLEKAHVRHSGALAMGMDGVNNAVIPGRAEPDDYVAEITRANDGIVDQSTVRQTATRGFAMVQRLESYGVKFEKDEHGEYAVRQVHRSGSYVLPMPEGKDVKKVLYRQLRRRETRERIRIENRVMPVRVLTAEGRAVGAAGFNTRTGGFVSVRAGAVILATGACGRLGLPASGYLYGTYENPTNAGDGYAMAYHAGAELSGIECFQINPLIKDYNGPACAYVANPFGGYQVNRHGERFVDSDYWSGQMMAEFAAEVASDRGPVYLKLSHLPEESISALESILHTTERPTRGTFHAGRGHDYRTHDIEMHISEIGLCGGHSASGVRVDDHARTTVPRLYAAGDLACVPHNYMIGAFVFGDLAGADAAQYKPYEGELPQDQLRDAHELIYRPLRSPDGPPQPQVEYKLRRFVNDYVAPPKSGARLSLALEAFERMRKDIAEMGARTPHELMRCAEVTFIRDCAEMAARASLARTESRWGLYHDRTDHPARDDASWFHHLDLHKSPSGSMEFTARPVAPYLVPVPDFTPTGGPSRHLGEVHPEGVATAGARDAAPVASPSAVTDIPDAGTSNHPDADDDSTPRLLELLALSEEEPDLSTLRPYLSDPSPAVRRATVAVLTETVPPGTGPALATALRDPHGDVRAAAAASLRELVETLPPEPDLRDGLASALAEDDPVVRAASLDVLRALRLGDAALFADALADPATAVRIEAVRALVSIDAAEPLARAAADPSREVRVTVAKALANVTPGRPVEHTLDRLSEDPDALVRAAAFETLAATGCPAPLAARAVAAQADAAWQVRAGAATALSGADTDVAVPALAKALGDPNADVRKAAVLALVRHADVAEARAALATAVTDPDADVRAYASRAL; translated from the coding sequence ATGGAGATCCCCGCCCTCGCGGACGCCGAGGAACTCACCTGTGACGTCCTCGTCATCGGTGGCGGCACGGCCGGCACCATGGCGGCCCTCACCGCCGCCGAGCATGGGGCCGACGTCCTCCTCCTGGAGAAGGCGCACGTCCGCCACTCCGGCGCCCTCGCCATGGGCATGGACGGCGTCAACAACGCGGTCATCCCCGGCCGCGCCGAACCCGACGACTACGTCGCCGAGATCACCCGCGCCAACGACGGCATCGTCGACCAGTCCACCGTCCGCCAGACCGCGACCCGCGGCTTCGCCATGGTGCAGCGCCTGGAGTCGTACGGCGTGAAGTTCGAGAAGGACGAGCACGGCGAGTACGCGGTCCGCCAGGTGCACCGGTCCGGCTCGTACGTGCTGCCGATGCCCGAGGGCAAGGACGTCAAGAAGGTCCTCTACCGGCAGCTGCGGCGCCGCGAGACGCGTGAGCGGATCCGGATCGAGAACCGCGTGATGCCGGTGCGGGTCCTCACGGCGGAGGGCCGCGCGGTCGGGGCGGCGGGCTTCAACACCCGCACGGGCGGCTTCGTCTCGGTCCGCGCCGGTGCCGTCATCCTCGCCACCGGCGCCTGCGGCCGCCTCGGCCTGCCCGCCTCCGGCTACCTCTACGGAACGTACGAGAACCCCACCAACGCCGGTGACGGCTACGCCATGGCCTACCACGCCGGCGCCGAGCTCAGCGGCATCGAGTGCTTCCAGATCAACCCGCTGATCAAGGACTACAACGGCCCCGCCTGCGCCTACGTCGCCAACCCCTTCGGCGGCTACCAGGTCAACCGGCACGGCGAGCGCTTCGTCGACTCCGACTACTGGTCCGGCCAGATGATGGCGGAGTTCGCCGCGGAGGTCGCCTCGGACCGGGGCCCGGTGTACCTCAAACTGAGCCACCTCCCCGAGGAGTCGATCAGCGCCCTCGAATCCATCCTGCACACCACGGAACGCCCCACCCGCGGCACCTTCCACGCCGGCCGCGGCCACGACTACCGCACCCACGACATCGAGATGCACATCTCCGAGATCGGCCTGTGCGGCGGCCACTCCGCTTCCGGCGTACGGGTCGACGACCACGCCCGTACGACCGTGCCGCGCCTGTACGCCGCTGGAGACCTGGCCTGCGTCCCCCACAACTACATGATCGGCGCCTTCGTCTTCGGCGACCTCGCGGGCGCCGACGCGGCCCAGTACAAGCCCTACGAGGGCGAGTTGCCGCAGGACCAACTCCGCGACGCGCACGAACTGATCTACCGCCCGCTGCGCAGCCCGGACGGCCCGCCTCAACCCCAGGTCGAATACAAACTCCGCCGCTTCGTGAACGACTACGTGGCACCGCCGAAGTCCGGCGCCCGGCTGTCGCTCGCCCTGGAAGCGTTCGAGCGGATGCGTAAGGACATCGCGGAGATGGGTGCCCGCACGCCCCATGAGCTGATGCGGTGCGCCGAGGTCACCTTCATCCGCGACTGCGCGGAGATGGCCGCGCGCGCCTCGCTGGCCCGCACGGAGTCCCGCTGGGGCCTGTACCACGACCGCACGGACCATCCCGCGCGCGACGACGCCTCTTGGTTCCACCACCTCGACCTGCACAAGTCCCCCTCCGGCTCGATGGAGTTCACGGCCCGACCCGTGGCCCCCTATCTGGTCCCCGTCCCCGATTTCACCCCCACCGGCGGCCCCTCCCGGCACCTCGGCGAGGTCCACCCGGAGGGCGTGGCCACGGCGGGTGCCCGTGATGCGGCACCGGTGGCCTCGCCGTCGGCGGTCACCGACATCCCCGACGCCGGCACCAGCAATCACCCGGACGCGGATGACGACTCCACACCGCGCCTGCTGGAACTCCTCGCCCTCTCCGAAGAGGAGCCCGACCTCTCCACCCTGCGGCCCTACTTGAGCGATCCCTCCCCTGCCGTCCGGCGGGCGACCGTCGCCGTACTCACCGAGACCGTGCCGCCCGGTACCGGCCCCGCCCTGGCCACCGCGCTCCGCGACCCGCACGGCGATGTACGGGCCGCCGCCGCGGCCTCGCTGCGCGAGCTGGTCGAGACGCTGCCGCCCGAGCCAGACCTGCGCGACGGTCTCGCCTCCGCCCTCGCCGAGGACGATCCCGTCGTACGCGCCGCCTCCCTGGACGTCCTGCGGGCGCTGCGCCTCGGTGACGCGGCGCTGTTCGCGGACGCCCTCGCCGATCCCGCCACCGCCGTCCGGATCGAGGCCGTACGCGCCCTCGTCTCGATCGACGCCGCGGAGCCCCTGGCCCGGGCGGCGGCAGACCCTTCCCGCGAGGTCCGCGTCACCGTGGCCAAGGCCCTGGCCAACGTGACCCCGGGGAGGCCGGTCGAGCACACCCTCGATCGGCTCTCCGAGGACCCCGACGCCCTGGTCCGCGCGGCGGCTTTCGAGACGCTGGCGGCCACGGGGTGCCCGGCGCCGCTCGCCGCGCGCGCCGTCGCCGCCCAGGCCGACGCCGCCTGGCAGGTCCGGGCCGGCGCCGCCACCGCGCTGTCCGGCGCGGATACCGACGTGGCCGTCCCCGCCCTGGCCAAGGCTCTGGGCGACCCGAAC
- a CDS encoding ABC transporter ATP-binding protein, whose product MSTSSETETSVAGTEPPVAGTESAVAETGTSIATRGTRLSVVNASLGRPGAPVLDGVDLDIAPGEIITVVGPSGCGKSTLLRTLAGLLPALAGTVTQDGRPLVGPAADRALVFQEDALLPWRTLRANVELPLAIKGLSRAERRAQADSWLARVGLAGHGRQLPHRVSGGQRQRVQLARALAGAPRAVLMDEPFGALDAQTRAGMQDLLVEVLHGTGATVVFVTHDVDEALFLGDRVALLGSGRPLDGAGSHSAGRLLAVREVPRPRERSALDDPARLSLRREVLTSLST is encoded by the coding sequence ATGAGCACCTCGTCTGAGACCGAGACGTCCGTCGCCGGCACGGAGCCGCCTGTCGCGGGCACGGAGTCGGCCGTCGCCGAGACCGGGACATCCATCGCCACGCGCGGCACCCGCCTGTCCGTCGTGAACGCCTCCCTCGGCCGCCCCGGTGCCCCCGTCCTCGACGGGGTCGACCTCGACATCGCCCCCGGCGAGATCATCACGGTCGTCGGCCCCTCGGGCTGTGGCAAGTCGACCCTCCTGCGCACCCTGGCCGGGCTGCTGCCCGCCCTCGCGGGAACGGTCACCCAGGACGGCCGCCCCCTGGTGGGCCCCGCCGCCGACCGTGCGCTCGTCTTCCAGGAGGACGCCCTGCTCCCCTGGCGCACCCTGCGCGCCAATGTCGAACTCCCGCTGGCCATCAAGGGGTTGTCCCGCGCCGAACGTCGCGCCCAGGCCGACTCCTGGCTCGCCCGGGTCGGACTCGCCGGCCACGGACGGCAGTTGCCGCACCGTGTCTCCGGAGGACAGCGCCAACGGGTCCAACTCGCCCGTGCCCTCGCCGGAGCGCCCCGCGCCGTCCTCATGGACGAACCATTCGGCGCCCTCGACGCCCAGACCCGCGCCGGAATGCAGGACCTGCTGGTCGAGGTGTTGCACGGAACCGGCGCCACGGTGGTCTTCGTGACGCACGACGTGGACGAGGCGCTGTTCCTGGGCGACCGCGTCGCCCTGCTCGGCTCCGGACGTCCGCTCGACGGCGCCGGCTCCCACAGCGCCGGCAGGCTACTCGCCGTACGCGAAGTCCCGCGCCCTCGTGAGCGATCCGCCCTGGACGACCCGGCGAGGCTGTCCCTGCGCCGCGAGGTCCTCACCTCCCTCAGCACCTGA
- a CDS encoding ABC transporter permease, protein MTRYLVRAASLTAALTAWQLLTSLNVDLWLRFSQFPTVADVARAFGDRLGGDDYWTDLTDSLTRILTGFLLAAVLGVATGVTVARSRFAEDLLGPVLEVVRPIPAIALVPVAILLFPSNEQGIVFITCTAAFFPVLVSTRHAVRALTPVWEEAVRTMGGGRWRVLGSVILPGALPGIFGGLSVGIGVSWICVISAEMISGQYGVGYRTWQDYTVVDYPGVFVGMVTIGVLGWLTSTAVERVGRWLTRWLPRTEYVTGARVRKTAPVSPTPALERPEGVRDEHLV, encoded by the coding sequence ATGACCCGGTATCTCGTCAGGGCCGCGTCGCTCACCGCGGCCCTGACCGCCTGGCAGCTGCTGACCAGCCTGAACGTCGACCTCTGGCTGCGCTTCTCGCAGTTCCCGACCGTCGCCGATGTGGCCCGCGCCTTCGGCGACCGGCTGGGCGGCGACGACTACTGGACGGACCTCACCGACAGCCTCACCCGGATCCTCACCGGCTTCCTGCTGGCGGCCGTCCTGGGCGTGGCCACCGGAGTGACCGTGGCGCGCTCCCGCTTCGCCGAGGACCTGCTCGGCCCGGTCCTGGAAGTGGTCCGCCCGATCCCGGCGATCGCCCTCGTCCCCGTCGCGATCCTTCTCTTCCCCTCCAACGAACAAGGCATCGTCTTCATCACCTGCACCGCCGCCTTCTTCCCGGTCCTGGTCTCCACCCGGCACGCGGTGCGCGCGCTGACCCCCGTATGGGAGGAGGCGGTACGCACCATGGGCGGCGGCCGGTGGCGGGTGCTCGGCTCGGTGATCCTGCCGGGCGCCCTCCCCGGGATCTTCGGTGGCCTGTCGGTCGGCATCGGCGTCTCGTGGATCTGCGTCATCTCCGCCGAGATGATCTCCGGCCAGTACGGCGTCGGCTACCGCACCTGGCAGGACTACACCGTCGTCGACTACCCCGGCGTCTTCGTGGGCATGGTCACGATCGGGGTGCTCGGCTGGCTCACGTCCACGGCGGTCGAACGCGTGGGCCGGTGGCTCACCCGCTGGCTGCCGCGCACGGAGTACGTCACCGGCGCGCGCGTCCGCAAGACCGCGCCGGTCTCCCCGACTCCGGCGCTTGAACGCCCTGAGGGGGTGCGCGATGAGCACCTCGTCTGA
- a CDS encoding ABC transporter substrate-binding protein, with protein sequence MRGAKHGAKSKALAALVTTALALPLTACGTDTGPGDGSTVTVTIGYQSKTINTVTAGTLLRSLGSFEKELNALGDGTTYKVNWQDYATGAPITAQMTAGKIDIGSMGDFPLLINAARGKQLGRPTHLVSVTGYNLRGGLNTIVTAPGSKLRSLNDLRGKKVSTSVGSAADGTLVRALQRAGIDPAKGVEKLNQQPAVGASALAAGSTDALSQFVAWPGLLAYQGKAKALYDGAELNLPTFHGVTAREDFAKKRPAVLEAFLKAQSDATAYLHDHPVAAAEKVAKATGLPAEVVYLYNGAHGIATFNPALQPSLISALKKDVSVLKSAKLVGDVDVDAFVDDQYVKRALGPTAYADQLTATPPPAASQAWPKGATSTRTFNSPASLLHYVAAHRTALRAAYVPDTTTGTLWFADKAVWVADGDDLHPFVTAETARAYIADHQGARTISYATALERAS encoded by the coding sequence ATGCGCGGGGCCAAGCACGGCGCAAAGAGCAAAGCACTCGCCGCCCTCGTCACGACCGCCCTCGCACTCCCCCTCACCGCCTGCGGCACCGACACCGGTCCCGGCGACGGCTCCACGGTCACCGTCACGATCGGCTACCAGTCCAAAACGATCAACACGGTCACAGCAGGCACCCTCCTCCGCTCGCTCGGCTCCTTCGAAAAGGAGCTGAACGCCCTCGGAGACGGCACCACCTACAAGGTGAACTGGCAGGACTACGCGACCGGCGCCCCGATCACCGCCCAGATGACCGCCGGAAAGATCGACATCGGCTCGATGGGTGACTTCCCGCTCCTCATCAACGCGGCCCGCGGCAAACAACTCGGCCGCCCCACCCACCTGGTCTCCGTCACCGGCTACAACCTCCGCGGGGGCCTCAACACCATCGTCACGGCGCCGGGTTCGAAGCTCCGTTCGCTGAATGACCTGCGCGGCAAGAAGGTGTCGACCAGCGTCGGCTCGGCCGCCGACGGCACTCTCGTACGGGCCCTCCAGCGCGCCGGAATCGACCCGGCCAAGGGCGTCGAGAAGCTCAACCAGCAGCCCGCGGTGGGCGCTTCGGCCCTCGCGGCGGGCAGCACGGACGCGCTCTCGCAGTTCGTCGCATGGCCCGGTCTGCTCGCCTACCAGGGCAAAGCGAAGGCCCTGTACGACGGCGCCGAACTGAACCTGCCGACCTTCCACGGCGTCACCGCCCGCGAGGACTTCGCGAAGAAGCGCCCTGCCGTGCTGGAGGCGTTCCTGAAGGCGCAGTCGGACGCGACGGCCTACCTCCACGACCACCCGGTGGCCGCGGCGGAGAAGGTCGCGAAGGCGACCGGCCTGCCCGCCGAGGTCGTCTACCTCTACAACGGCGCTCATGGCATCGCCACCTTCAACCCGGCGCTGCAACCGAGCCTGATCTCTGCCCTGAAGAAGGACGTGTCCGTCCTGAAGTCGGCGAAGCTCGTCGGCGACGTGGACGTGGACGCCTTCGTCGACGACCAGTACGTGAAGCGCGCCCTCGGCCCGACCGCGTACGCCGACCAGCTCACCGCGACACCCCCACCGGCCGCGAGCCAGGCCTGGCCCAAGGGCGCCACCAGCACGCGTACCTTCAACTCCCCCGCCTCCCTTCTCCATTACGTGGCCGCGCATCGCACCGCTCTCCGCGCCGCGTACGTCCCCGACACCACCACCGGCACCCTGTGGTTCGCCGACAAGGCGGTGTGGGTGGCCGACGGCGACGACCTGCACCCCTTCGTCACGGCGGAGACCGCCCGGGCGTACATCGCCGACCACCAGGGCGCGCGCACCATCTCGTACGCCACCGCCCTGGAGCGCGCGTCATGA
- a CDS encoding ferredoxin family protein, translating into MPLAPQRADVPVTIDESKCIDGCTLCVDMCPLDSLAIDESNGKAYMHVDECWYCGPCAARCPTGAVTVNMPYLLR; encoded by the coding sequence ATGCCCTTGGCGCCCCAGCGGGCCGACGTGCCCGTGACCATCGACGAGTCGAAGTGCATCGACGGCTGCACCCTCTGCGTGGACATGTGCCCGCTGGACTCCCTCGCCATCGACGAGAGCAACGGCAAGGCGTACATGCACGTCGACGAGTGCTGGTACTGCGGCCCGTGCGCGGCCCGCTGTCCCACCGGAGCCGTCACGGTCAACATGCCCTATCTGCTCCGGTGA
- a CDS encoding GntR family transcriptional regulator: protein MPTDRIRDHAGQGATTVAAHRRRLRADQARQLADLLRHQILTGGYPNGSLPHETTLGTDYRASRNTVRQALDLLRAEGLVERLPGVGTVVVAQKYPHGLDRLMGLAETLREHGQVTNEVRTVGPVAAPAPVADRLHIAPGADVLYIERLRRLDGLPLSLDLTYIPLDLGTALLGADLENTDVFRLLEAVTGQPLGHADITLEAVNADAHSAAVLQAPRGTAVLMLERLTHLADGRPVDLEFIRFRGDRITMSGRLRRAR, encoded by the coding sequence ATGCCCACCGACCGCATCCGAGACCACGCCGGCCAGGGCGCGACCACCGTCGCCGCCCACCGGCGCCGGCTGCGCGCGGACCAGGCCCGCCAACTCGCCGACCTGCTCCGCCACCAGATCCTGACCGGCGGCTACCCGAACGGCTCCCTCCCGCACGAGACCACCCTCGGCACCGACTACCGCGCCTCCCGCAACACCGTCCGCCAGGCCCTCGACCTGCTCCGCGCGGAGGGCTTGGTGGAACGCCTCCCCGGCGTCGGCACGGTCGTCGTCGCCCAGAAGTACCCCCACGGGCTCGACCGGCTGATGGGACTCGCGGAGACCCTGCGCGAACACGGCCAGGTCACCAACGAAGTCCGCACCGTCGGCCCCGTCGCCGCACCCGCCCCGGTGGCCGACCGCCTCCACATCGCCCCCGGCGCCGACGTGCTCTACATCGAACGCCTCCGCCGCCTCGACGGCCTCCCCCTCTCCCTCGACCTCACCTACATCCCGCTCGACCTCGGCACCGCCCTGCTCGGCGCCGACCTGGAGAACACCGACGTCTTCCGGCTCCTGGAAGCTGTCACGGGGCAGCCCCTCGGGCACGCCGACATCACCCTGGAGGCGGTCAACGCCGACGCCCACTCGGCCGCCGTACTGCAGGCCCCGCGCGGCACCGCCGTGCTCATGCTGGAACGCCTCACGCATCTCGCCGACGGCCGCCCCGTCGACCTGGAGTTCATCCGCTTCCGCGGCGACCGCATCACGATGAGCGGCCGACTCCGCCGCGCGCGCTGA
- the fahA gene encoding fumarylacetoacetase, which translates to MPPFDVPEGDPFGPHNLPYGVFSRAGSSERTIGVRLGDHVLDAGAAARALGSPYAELLAQPTLNALLAAGRTAWSDVRRALTAWVTVPAHRETLEPHLHPLSEATLHLPFDVADYVDFYASENHARNVGQIFRPDAADSLTPNWKHLPIGYHGRSGTVVVSGTEVVRPSGQRKPPSDTAPTFGPSIRLDIEAEVGFVVGTPSPMGTPVPLSDFRDHVFGLCLLNDWSARDIQAWEYVPLGPFLGKSFATSVSAWITPLDALEDARVAPPTRTHPLLPYLDDSSEDPGGYDLHISVAINGHVVSEPPFATMYWTAAQQLAHMTVNGASLRTGDLYGSGTVSGPTETQRGSLLELTWNGRDTLPLPDAERTFLEDGDEVTLTAWAPGPGGTRVGLGEVTGRITPSA; encoded by the coding sequence ATGCCCCCCTTCGATGTCCCCGAGGGCGATCCCTTCGGCCCGCACAACCTTCCGTACGGCGTTTTCTCCCGGGCCGGCTCGTCCGAGCGAACCATCGGCGTCCGGCTCGGCGACCACGTACTCGACGCGGGCGCGGCGGCCCGCGCACTCGGCTCCCCGTACGCCGAGCTGCTGGCGCAGCCGACCCTGAACGCGCTGCTCGCGGCGGGCCGCACTGCCTGGTCCGACGTACGACGCGCGCTCACGGCCTGGGTGACGGTCCCGGCACACCGGGAGACCCTCGAACCCCATCTCCACCCCCTCTCCGAGGCGACCCTGCACCTCCCCTTCGACGTAGCGGACTACGTCGACTTCTACGCCTCTGAGAACCACGCCCGGAACGTCGGCCAGATCTTCCGTCCCGACGCCGCCGACTCCCTCACCCCCAACTGGAAGCACCTGCCGATCGGTTACCACGGCCGCTCCGGCACGGTGGTGGTCTCCGGCACGGAGGTGGTACGTCCCTCGGGCCAGCGCAAGCCCCCCTCCGACACCGCCCCCACCTTCGGCCCTTCCATCCGCCTGGACATCGAGGCGGAGGTCGGCTTCGTGGTAGGCACACCCTCACCCATGGGCACCCCCGTCCCCCTCTCCGACTTCCGCGACCACGTCTTCGGCCTCTGCCTCCTCAACGACTGGTCGGCCCGCGACATCCAGGCATGGGAGTACGTCCCCCTCGGCCCCTTCCTCGGCAAGTCCTTCGCCACGTCGGTGTCGGCATGGATCACCCCGCTCGACGCGCTGGAAGACGCCCGGGTAGCGCCCCCCACCCGCACACACCCCCTCCTCCCCTACCTGGACGACTCCTCCGAGGACCCCGGCGGCTACGACCTCCACATCTCCGTCGCGATCAACGGCCACGTCGTCTCCGAACCCCCCTTCGCCACCATGTACTGGACCGCCGCTCAGCAACTGGCCCACATGACGGTCAACGGCGCCTCCCTGCGCACCGGCGACCTGTACGGCTCCGGCACCGTCAGCGGCCCCACCGAAACCCAACGCGGCTCCCTCCTGGAACTCACCTGGAACGGCCGCGACACCCTCCCCCTCCCCGACGCCGAGCGCACCTTCCTGGAGGACGGCGACGAGGTGACCCTGACGGCATGGGCTCCTGGGCCGGGCGGGACACGGGTGGGCCTTGGTGAGGTGACTGGGCGGATCACGCCGAGCGCGTGA
- a CDS encoding ATP-grasp domain-containing protein, with product MARSSSSVPVDADREVPGLIVKFGDYPLHHGGVGAIRSLGRLGVPMYAITEDRYTPAAASRYLRRAFVWPTTGTEEPERLVEGLLRIGRRIGRPTVLVPTDEEAAVLIAEHQDELGDRFLFPRVDAKLPRRLASKQGLHELCVEHGIPSPQAAFPQSYEEIAAFAESARFPLVAKNREAFVRRSRPAVNGTTRIATREGLLTLARDWGAQPGVILQEYLPREEAEDWIVHAYFDADSTPLAMFTGVKVRSWPPHAGMTANAYVVDNPELADLAARFIKQIGFSGVIDLDLRFDRRDGQYKLLDFNPRMGAQFRLFENESGIDVVRAMHLDLTGRTVPEGEQRAGHRYIVENIDLPALLAYRRSGYTTPHAPARASGTELAWLAGDDLRPFFTMLARFARPGAKHLYQLWRTNRRGSSNSSTAK from the coding sequence GTGGCCAGGAGCTCCAGCAGTGTGCCGGTCGACGCCGACCGGGAGGTTCCGGGCCTCATCGTGAAGTTCGGCGACTACCCGCTGCACCACGGTGGGGTGGGCGCGATCCGGAGTCTGGGCCGGCTCGGCGTACCGATGTATGCGATTACCGAGGACCGTTACACGCCCGCTGCGGCCTCGCGCTATCTCCGGCGTGCCTTCGTATGGCCGACGACCGGGACGGAGGAACCGGAGCGGCTCGTCGAGGGGTTACTGCGCATCGGGCGGCGGATCGGGCGGCCGACGGTGCTCGTCCCGACGGACGAAGAGGCCGCGGTGCTGATCGCCGAGCACCAGGACGAGTTGGGGGACCGCTTTCTCTTTCCGCGCGTCGATGCCAAGCTGCCGCGCCGCCTCGCGAGCAAGCAGGGGCTGCACGAACTGTGCGTGGAGCACGGCATCCCCAGCCCGCAGGCGGCCTTTCCCCAGTCGTACGAGGAGATCGCCGCGTTCGCCGAGAGCGCCCGCTTCCCGCTCGTCGCCAAGAACCGCGAGGCGTTCGTGCGTCGCAGCCGGCCGGCGGTGAACGGGACGACGCGGATCGCGACCCGCGAGGGGCTGCTGACGCTCGCCCGGGACTGGGGCGCGCAACCGGGCGTGATCCTCCAGGAGTACCTGCCGAGGGAGGAGGCGGAGGACTGGATCGTGCACGCGTACTTCGACGCGGACTCGACACCTCTCGCGATGTTCACGGGCGTGAAGGTCCGCTCCTGGCCGCCGCACGCGGGAATGACGGCGAATGCGTACGTCGTCGACAATCCGGAACTCGCGGACCTCGCCGCGCGTTTCATCAAACAGATCGGCTTCAGCGGCGTCATCGATCTCGATCTGCGCTTCGACCGGCGCGACGGACAGTACAAGCTCCTTGACTTCAACCCACGGATGGGCGCGCAATTCCGGCTCTTCGAGAACGAGTCGGGGATCGACGTCGTCCGTGCCATGCATCTGGACCTGACCGGACGCACCGTTCCAGAGGGGGAACAGCGCGCCGGTCACCGGTACATCGTGGAGAACATCGACCTGCCGGCCCTGCTCGCCTACCGGCGCAGTGGCTATACGACACCGCACGCGCCGGCTCGCGCGAGCGGTACGGAGCTGGCGTGGCTCGCGGGTGACGACCTGCGGCCGTTCTTCACGATGCTCGCGCGCTTCGCGCGGCCGGGTGCGAAGCATCTGTATCAGCTGTGGCGGACCAACCGCCGCGGCAGCAGCAACAGTTCCACCGCGAAGTAG
- a CDS encoding FAD-dependent oxidoreductase: MIHPVAVIGAGPFGLSTAAHLRARGVPVRVFGEPMVSWRDHMPEGMLLKSTPIASNIDAPQRGHTLVDYCDAAGIPRLVTDEDIIPVETFIAYGEWFQQKLVPELERVRVVSVDRKAGREGSGDAGGFELKLDSGELFTARAVVVATGLSGLAHLPAELAGAAADGPTPTGPVSHSSQHHDLSRFSGKELIVVGAGQSALETAALAAEAGAQVRVVSRGKGAVDFGAPPWKQPKLRPESPFGRAWSLWALSYYPQPYRYLPAQTRHYLVRRVLGPLGAWWLRDRFEGKVDVREVSRIVRAGTPDGHPVLSVQTHGGRTEELSADHVIAATGYRVDIAAMDFLGHELRTELAVSRGTPKLGAGYRSSVPGLYFTGLLASASYGPVMRFVCGTEFASPRLAKHLVAAHA, encoded by the coding sequence GTGATTCATCCGGTAGCAGTCATCGGTGCCGGGCCATTCGGCCTGTCCACCGCCGCCCATCTGCGGGCGCGCGGTGTCCCGGTGCGCGTCTTCGGCGAGCCCATGGTGAGCTGGCGCGATCACATGCCCGAGGGGATGCTCCTCAAGTCGACACCGATCGCCTCCAACATCGACGCCCCGCAGCGCGGGCACACGCTCGTCGACTACTGCGACGCGGCGGGGATACCGCGGCTGGTGACGGACGAGGACATCATCCCGGTCGAGACGTTCATCGCGTACGGGGAGTGGTTCCAGCAGAAGCTCGTGCCCGAGCTGGAGCGGGTGCGGGTCGTCTCGGTCGACCGCAAGGCCGGCCGCGAGGGCTCCGGTGACGCAGGCGGCTTTGAACTCAAGCTGGACTCAGGGGAGTTGTTCACGGCCCGGGCGGTCGTGGTGGCCACCGGCCTGTCCGGACTCGCCCATCTGCCCGCCGAGCTCGCGGGAGCGGCGGCAGACGGACCCACCCCCACGGGCCCTGTCTCCCACAGCTCCCAGCACCATGACCTGAGCCGGTTCTCCGGCAAGGAGCTCATCGTCGTCGGCGCGGGCCAGTCCGCTCTGGAGACGGCCGCGCTCGCGGCGGAGGCCGGCGCGCAGGTGCGGGTGGTGTCCCGTGGCAAGGGCGCCGTCGACTTCGGCGCGCCCCCGTGGAAGCAGCCCAAGTTGCGCCCCGAGTCGCCCTTCGGCCGCGCCTGGTCCCTGTGGGCGCTGAGCTACTACCCGCAGCCCTACCGCTATCTGCCCGCGCAGACCCGGCACTATCTGGTCCGCCGTGTGCTCGGTCCGCTCGGTGCCTGGTGGCTGCGCGACCGCTTCGAGGGCAAGGTCGACGTGCGCGAGGTCTCCCGGATCGTCCGCGCCGGCACCCCCGACGGCCACCCCGTCCTGTCCGTCCAGACCCACGGGGGCCGGACCGAGGAGCTCTCCGCCGACCACGTCATAGCCGCGACCGGATATCGCGTCGACATCGCCGCGATGGACTTCCTCGGACACGAGCTGCGCACCGAGCTGGCGGTCAGCCGGGGTACGCCGAAACTCGGCGCGGGATATCGGTCGTCCGTGCCCGGGCTGTACTTCACGGGGTTGCTGGCGTCGGCTTCGTACGGGCCGGTGATGCGGTTCGTGTGCGGGACGGAGTTCGCTTCACCGCGGTTGGCCAAGCACTTGGTGGCTGCGCACGCGTGA